A portion of the Thermoplasmata archaeon genome contains these proteins:
- a CDS encoding HAD family hydrolase has product MDLRGEEEEKLKVAGVAPACESRGSGGIPGEVTAVFFDAYGTILDVTGVHLECVRRILRDRKPERAFAEREKLENEFHAYWDSRERVNLLWAAGRDFRHEPFVTQLQLNVRSLRETFERFGIEGDAERGVELWVELTRKAGVFSDVHPALEAMPETMTLGVVSNSDNYPLIDILKREGLDFEAVVTSQTARAYKPSPRIFRYALKAAGASPEKTLFIGDTPEVDIPGARAAGIRTVWLNRSRRGLRIGEPEPDIILHGLSELPYLLQK; this is encoded by the coding sequence ATGGATTTGAGGGGAGAGGAAGAGGAGAAACTCAAAGTAGCCGGGGTGGCACCGGCGTGCGAGAGCAGAGGGAGCGGTGGAATTCCGGGAGAAGTCACCGCAGTGTTTTTCGATGCATACGGGACAATTCTGGACGTAACGGGCGTCCACCTTGAGTGCGTGAGAAGAATTCTCAGAGATAGGAAACCAGAAAGGGCGTTTGCAGAGCGGGAAAAGCTAGAGAACGAGTTCCACGCGTACTGGGACAGCAGGGAGAGGGTGAATCTGCTCTGGGCGGCAGGGAGGGACTTCCGTCACGAGCCATTTGTGACGCAGCTCCAGCTCAATGTGCGCAGCCTTCGGGAGACCTTTGAGCGTTTCGGGATAGAGGGCGATGCGGAGAGAGGGGTGGAGCTCTGGGTGGAACTGACCAGAAAGGCGGGGGTCTTCAGCGATGTCCACCCGGCGCTCGAGGCAATGCCAGAAACAATGACGCTCGGGGTGGTCTCCAACTCAGACAACTATCCCCTGATTGATATTCTGAAGCGAGAGGGTCTAGACTTTGAGGCCGTGGTGACCTCCCAGACAGCTCGCGCCTACAAGCCCAGCCCCCGAATCTTCCGATACGCTCTGAAAGCCGCGGGAGCATCGCCTGAAAAAACCTTATTTATCGGAGACACGCCCGAAGTCGACATTCCCGGCGCGAGAGCAGCTGGAATCAGAACGGTCTGGCTCAACAGGTCCAGAAGGGGCCTCCGCATCGGAGAGCCCGAGCCGGACATTATCCTTCATGGTCTCTCCGAATTGCCATACCTATTGCAGAAGTGA